One window of the Pyrus communis chromosome 17, drPyrComm1.1, whole genome shotgun sequence genome contains the following:
- the LOC137722608 gene encoding uncharacterized protein, translating to MDNVTPDGRLTSTFNSSNCRYTNLSFLSPLSPLYPNSKPGLKTEKMIGLKLIQTSFTTTQHTILYTGRSSSAKTSILRCSKSNDSDSESEASPPEGDTRKQELLVRIAMLQAQKVRLADYLDERSEYLTKFGEEATAEFDKIGEDALKDLDAASDRILENINSRMQAFEESAGVNIVEMEKNENDLEAFEGQIEKERNEGLFFKSLTQGKPKEKVNAAEEINKIKELTKNSAGSEIRRNIYLALIGLLLIQLVDSFISPTPDWRKVALLGAIFVGLVSQVIYEQTMLSETESTEEGKTEEERR from the exons ATGGATAATGTAACGCCAGATGGGAGGCTCACAAGCACTTTCAACAGTTCCAACTGTCGATATACAaatctctctttcctctctcctctctctccgcTTTATCCAAACTCAAAACCAGGACTGAAAACGGAGAAGATGATTggcctcaagctcattcaaacCTCTTTCACCACCACCCAACATACCATTTTATACACAGGAAGATCGTCCAGCGCCAAGACTTCCATCTTGCGCTGCAGCAAGTCCAATGATTCAGACTCCGAGTCGGAAGCTTCACCGCCTGAAGGCGACACTCGCAAGCAAGAGCTGCTGGTGAGGATAGCAATGCTTCAAGCTCAGAAAGTCCGTCTTGCCGATTACTTGGACGAAAGGTCAGAATATCTTACCAAATTTGGAGAGGAGGCAACCGCCGAGTTTGACAAGATTGGAGAAGATGCCCTCAAAGACCTGGACGCAGCCAGCGACAGG ATATTGGAGAATATAAACAGCCGCATGCAAGCCTTTGAAGAATCTGCAGGAGTAAACATAGTGGAGATGGAGAAAAACGAAAACGACTTAGAAGCATTCGAAGGTCAGATTGAAAAGGAGCGAAATGAAGGGTTATTTTTCAAGAGTCTAACGCAGGGGAAACCGAAAGAAAAAGTGAACGCTGCCGAGGAAATAAATAAGATCAAGGAGCTTACCAAAAACAGTGCAGGATCAGAAATCAGGAGGAATATTTACCTTGCACTAATTGGCCTGCTACTCATACAACTCGTCGACTCTTTCATCTCTCCAACACCTGATTGGAGAAAAGTTGCACTTCTCGGGGCGATTTTTGTGGGTTTGGTTTCTCAGGTCATCTATGAGCAGACAATGTTATCAGAAACAGAAAGTACAGAAGAGGGCAAGACAGAGGAAGAAAGAAGGTGA